The following proteins are encoded in a genomic region of Spirosoma sp. SC4-14:
- a CDS encoding CusA/CzcA family heavy metal efflux RND transporter — MNKLINNIVGFSLKNRFFVFFMTAALVIAGVFSYLKTPLEAFPDVTNTQIIVVTEWSGRSAEEVERFVTVPIEVAMNSVQRKANVRSTTMFGLSVLKVIFEDGVDDFFARQQVNNLLRNVSLPEGVEPEIQPPYGPTGEIFRYTLESKDRDSRELLTLQNWVIDRQLRSVPGVADVVAFGGRDKIYELRVNPTQLTKYDITPLEVYQAVTRSNINVGGDVIERNGQAYVVRGVGLLTSIQDIENIIIEEMGGNPVLVKNVAEVAESNLPRVGQVGLDASDDVVEGIVVMRKGENPSEVLGRVKAKIEDLNTRLLPSDVKMVTFYDRDNLIEFCTHTVLHNLTEGIILVTVIVFLFMADWRTTLIVSIIIPLALLFAFMCLRLRGMSANLLSMGAVDFGIIIDGAVVMVEGVFVSLDHLAHRVGMNRYNRMAKLGLIRKTGGELGKAVFFSKLIIITALLPIFSFQKVEGKMFSPLAWTLGFALLGALLFTLTLVPVLCSLLLKKNVREKNNPVVHFFERIVMRAFGWCYRNRRISLAGAIGFMITTFFSSSLLGTEFLPQLNEGALWVTAELPMSMSLPESVAMAKTIRQDLKSFPEVKQVLSQVGRSNDGTDPNGFYFCQFQVDLRPKDEWTRTITTEQLTDEMDVKLRNYAGVLYNYSQPIIDNVAEAVAGYKASNGIKIFGSDVYELEKYANQALDAVRNVDGIKDLGIIRNVGQPEMSILFSDHKMALYGVNTADAQAVIEMAIGGKTASILYEGERKFDIRVRFLPQYRQTDDDIMRLMVPTMSGGKIPLKEIATIRQITGPAFIYRDLNQRFIGVKFSVRGRDLGSTIAEAQQRVREKLQLEKGYSVEWVGEFENQVRATDQLAKVVPISIAAIFVILFITFGNAKDAGLVLLNVPFALIGGILALHTTGVNFGISAGVGFIALFGICVQNGVILISVFNKNRQARMPLDSAIREGVQSRIRPVVMTALMAAIGLFPAAISTGIGSETQKPLAIVVIGGLITATVLTLLIFPIIYRLFYRKKMTLAPNRGNTMEPAELY, encoded by the coding sequence ATGAACAAACTCATCAATAACATAGTCGGTTTTTCACTTAAGAATCGGTTTTTCGTCTTCTTCATGACAGCAGCACTGGTAATTGCCGGGGTGTTCAGCTATCTGAAAACTCCGCTCGAAGCCTTCCCCGATGTCACAAATACGCAAATAATTGTAGTTACCGAATGGAGTGGCCGGTCGGCCGAAGAGGTAGAACGGTTCGTAACGGTGCCGATTGAAGTGGCGATGAACTCCGTTCAGCGGAAAGCCAATGTTCGATCGACAACCATGTTTGGCCTTTCGGTACTGAAAGTCATTTTCGAAGACGGTGTCGATGATTTTTTTGCCCGTCAGCAGGTCAATAACCTACTACGCAATGTATCGCTGCCCGAAGGCGTTGAACCCGAAATACAGCCACCATACGGACCAACCGGCGAAATTTTTCGCTATACCCTGGAAAGCAAAGACCGCGACAGCCGCGAATTGCTGACGTTGCAGAACTGGGTAATCGACCGGCAGCTTCGCAGCGTACCGGGCGTTGCCGATGTAGTGGCTTTCGGTGGTCGCGACAAAATCTACGAACTCCGTGTCAACCCAACTCAGTTGACCAAATACGATATTACGCCCCTGGAGGTCTACCAGGCCGTTACCCGCAGTAATATCAATGTGGGGGGCGATGTCATTGAGCGAAACGGTCAGGCCTATGTCGTACGCGGGGTTGGTCTGTTGACCTCCATTCAGGACATCGAAAACATCATCATCGAAGAAATGGGGGGCAACCCGGTTCTGGTCAAAAACGTTGCCGAAGTAGCCGAGTCGAATCTGCCACGGGTTGGTCAGGTTGGGCTGGATGCCAGCGACGATGTGGTTGAGGGCATTGTGGTGATGCGAAAAGGCGAAAATCCGAGCGAAGTACTGGGTCGGGTCAAGGCAAAAATCGAGGATTTAAATACCCGCCTTCTGCCCTCAGACGTGAAGATGGTTACGTTTTATGACCGCGATAACCTCATCGAATTTTGTACCCATACGGTGTTGCACAACCTTACCGAAGGCATCATTCTGGTAACTGTTATCGTCTTTTTATTCATGGCCGACTGGCGCACAACGCTCATTGTTTCTATCATCATTCCACTGGCGTTGTTGTTTGCCTTCATGTGTCTGCGCCTGCGGGGTATGTCGGCCAATCTGTTGTCGATGGGTGCCGTTGATTTTGGCATCATCATCGACGGTGCGGTTGTAATGGTTGAGGGCGTTTTTGTTTCACTCGATCATCTGGCCCATCGGGTTGGCATGAACCGCTACAACCGGATGGCCAAACTTGGTCTGATTCGTAAAACGGGCGGAGAGTTAGGCAAAGCGGTCTTCTTTTCCAAGCTGATCATCATTACGGCCCTGTTGCCTATTTTCTCATTTCAGAAAGTAGAAGGCAAGATGTTTTCGCCCCTGGCCTGGACACTCGGATTCGCCCTGTTAGGAGCGTTGTTGTTCACTCTCACCCTAGTGCCCGTTCTATGCTCCCTACTGCTAAAGAAAAACGTTCGGGAGAAAAATAATCCGGTAGTCCATTTTTTTGAACGGATTGTGATGCGGGCCTTTGGCTGGTGCTATCGCAATCGTCGGATTAGTCTGGCAGGAGCCATCGGCTTCATGATTACTACGTTTTTTTCGTCGAGCCTGCTCGGTACCGAATTTCTACCACAGCTCAACGAAGGGGCTTTGTGGGTAACAGCCGAACTTCCCATGAGCATGTCGCTACCCGAAAGTGTAGCGATGGCTAAAACCATTCGGCAGGATCTGAAATCGTTCCCCGAAGTGAAACAGGTACTCTCGCAGGTTGGCCGCTCCAACGACGGTACCGACCCGAATGGCTTCTATTTCTGTCAGTTTCAGGTCGATCTGCGACCGAAAGACGAGTGGACCCGAACCATCACTACCGAGCAGCTAACCGACGAAATGGATGTCAAACTCCGAAACTATGCCGGTGTGCTTTACAATTACTCCCAGCCCATTATCGATAATGTTGCGGAGGCAGTAGCGGGCTACAAAGCCAGTAATGGAATCAAGATTTTCGGCAGCGATGTCTATGAACTGGAGAAATATGCCAATCAGGCGCTGGATGCAGTCAGGAATGTCGATGGCATTAAAGATCTGGGGATTATCCGCAACGTAGGTCAGCCCGAAATGAGCATTCTGTTCAGCGATCATAAAATGGCACTCTATGGAGTCAATACAGCCGATGCGCAGGCCGTGATCGAAATGGCCATTGGCGGTAAAACCGCATCTATCCTTTACGAAGGAGAACGCAAATTTGATATTCGGGTGCGGTTTCTGCCCCAATACCGCCAAACCGACGACGACATTATGCGGCTGATGGTGCCAACCATGAGTGGCGGCAAAATTCCCCTGAAAGAAATTGCTACGATTCGGCAAATAACCGGGCCTGCATTTATCTACCGCGACCTGAACCAGCGGTTTATTGGGGTTAAATTTTCGGTACGCGGCCGCGATCTGGGTAGCACCATTGCCGAAGCCCAGCAGCGCGTTCGCGAGAAGCTTCAACTCGAAAAAGGCTACTCCGTCGAATGGGTAGGCGAATTTGAGAACCAGGTACGGGCAACCGACCAGTTGGCAAAGGTTGTTCCGATCAGCATTGCCGCCATTTTTGTGATTCTATTTATCACCTTTGGCAATGCGAAAGATGCCGGGCTGGTGCTGCTCAATGTTCCGTTTGCGTTGATTGGCGGTATTCTGGCCCTACACACAACAGGCGTAAACTTCGGTATATCGGCCGGAGTAGGGTTCATTGCCCTGTTTGGAATCTGTGTGCAAAACGGGGTAATTCTGATTTCGGTTTTCAACAAAAACCGCCAGGCCCGCATGCCTCTCGACAGCGCCATTCGGGAGGGTGTTCAATCGCGTATCCGGCCCGTAGTTATGACAGCCCTCATGGCCGCTATTGGCCTGTTTCCGGCAGCGATATCCACCGGAATCGGCTCCGAAACCCAAAAACCATTGGCTATTGTGGTTATTGGGGGACTCATCACAGCAACCGTTCTAACGCTACTGATTTTCCCGATCATTTACAGGCTGTTCTATCGTAAAAAAATGACCCTGGCTCCCAACCGAGGCAATACAATGGAACCCGCAGAATTGTATTGA
- a CDS encoding response regulator has product MILNEDYRPIKANFNRANVLIIDDNPDQWVLIEKAMQRSLPEINLHWAKSPEQTLSLLNEWSIQEWDMPKLILLDLYLPERQDGWQLLDQIKGMSSPCRQIPVVMLSNSNNPADIAESYRRGSSSYMVKPVKNDEWLKYFQELRSYWWETVTLPPIYFSV; this is encoded by the coding sequence ATGATCCTCAACGAAGATTACCGACCCATAAAAGCCAATTTCAACCGAGCGAATGTGCTAATCATTGACGATAATCCAGACCAGTGGGTTTTGATCGAAAAAGCCATGCAACGCTCACTGCCGGAAATAAACCTCCACTGGGCGAAGTCGCCCGAACAAACGCTATCGCTCCTGAACGAGTGGAGCATTCAGGAGTGGGATATGCCTAAATTAATTCTACTGGATTTGTATCTGCCAGAGCGTCAGGATGGCTGGCAACTCCTCGACCAAATTAAAGGAATGTCCTCGCCATGCAGACAAATTCCGGTTGTCATGTTAAGTAACTCAAACAACCCGGCCGACATTGCAGAGTCGTATCGGCGGGGAAGTTCGTCTTATATGGTAAAACCCGTAAAAAATGACGAGTGGCTAAAATACTTTCAGGAGTTGCGCTCCTATTGGTGGGAAACCGTTACCCTGCCTCCAATCTATTTTTCGGTTTGA
- a CDS encoding LytTR family transcriptional regulator DNA-binding domain-containing protein, whose translation MSVIQSAIQNPLLIDYLSGANNYTWLCFRNGEKKLLAKPISYLETKLPSFVRIHKTALINPNSVKKLEHPPRKKMAGAVHLESGVVLPVSRRRWSQVVDALQPNTILSDIDGLASDLVKKVPVATTTPIAAQQRSINLVTDDQQCASELKKILEMQWPFTLHILQQAAYLPELLHQLPEPEQPAFILLDARTSAPERLKALERLKEDNQLCRIPVILLVGQSDKLVISGYRQGANSVIAMPARNPQFVDTVERVCKFWLKTASLPVQMN comes from the coding sequence ATGAGTGTTATTCAGAGCGCCATTCAGAACCCGTTGCTCATCGACTACTTGTCAGGAGCCAATAACTATACATGGCTTTGTTTTCGGAATGGAGAGAAAAAGCTATTGGCGAAACCAATCAGTTATTTAGAGACGAAGCTGCCCAGTTTTGTCAGAATTCATAAGACGGCTCTGATTAACCCTAATAGCGTAAAAAAACTTGAGCATCCTCCGCGAAAGAAAATGGCTGGAGCTGTACATCTGGAGAGTGGCGTGGTTTTGCCCGTTAGTCGTCGGCGCTGGAGCCAGGTAGTAGATGCCCTTCAACCGAATACGATACTGTCCGATATAGACGGTTTGGCTTCCGATCTGGTTAAAAAAGTACCTGTGGCCACAACGACGCCGATCGCAGCACAGCAGCGGTCGATAAATCTGGTGACTGATGACCAGCAGTGTGCCAGCGAATTGAAAAAGATCCTTGAAATGCAATGGCCCTTCACGCTGCACATTTTACAACAGGCAGCTTATCTGCCCGAGTTGCTGCACCAGCTTCCCGAACCGGAGCAACCCGCGTTTATACTGCTGGATGCCCGTACATCTGCTCCTGAGCGGCTTAAAGCCCTGGAGCGACTAAAGGAAGATAACCAGCTTTGTCGGATACCGGTGATATTGCTGGTTGGCCAGTCTGATAAATTGGTGATTAGCGGATACCGGCAAGGGGCTAATTCGGTAATAGCAATGCCAGCGCGAAATCCGCAGTTTGTTGATACTGTAGAGCGTGTTTGTAAATTCTGGCTAAAAACGGCTTCCTTACCTGTTCAGATGAATTAA
- a CDS encoding TonB-dependent receptor plug domain-containing protein, giving the protein MKPCTEVVLFLSILFLSYLCIPGWTQPLPSNDPVRVFSLGEVTVPGRRGIDSANTALSRRIEAFNRLDVGRALNLLPGVTLSNVGARNESMVYVRGFDLRQVPVFIDGIPVYVPYDGYVDLGRFTTFDLAEVNVAKGFSSVTYGPNTLGGAINLVSRRPQKRLEFDGRAGLLSGQGHRLNLNIGSNLGKFYVQGSASQLRQQTFPLSAQFVPQPQEDGGRRENAYRNDRKYSLKLGFTPNATDEYTISYINQQGTKGTPPYVGSDPKQTARFWQWPYWNKESWYFISRTALTSTSYLKVRLFYDRFRNLLSAFDDNTYSTQKKGSSFNSYYNDDTKGGSLEYGNRIVRQHNLKASFHYKQDRHRENNQGEPVRTFIDQTLSAGIEDVYTLTPKLSLVPGISYNSRRSLRAENYESATKTITPFSGNNSDALNAQTGLFYNPGNRQQLSITVARKTRFATIKDRYSYRMGAAIPNPDLKAESALHFETAYTDQLALSHPAQFLSLQASVFYSRLTDVIQQVNNVQPGIYQFQNTGKAEFYGGDASLKAQVSAAFQAGAQYSYIHRQNLSNRDLKFVDVPNHKVFVYAQAQLFRRVALVGSVEYNSARYSTSYGTQAGSFVVANTKGSVRLQQYVSLEGGVNNIFDRNYALAEGFPEPGRNFFVNLVIANL; this is encoded by the coding sequence ATGAAACCCTGTACCGAAGTTGTCCTCTTTCTGTCCATTTTGTTTCTTAGCTACCTGTGTATACCTGGTTGGACTCAACCATTACCTTCCAATGACCCTGTTCGGGTATTTAGTCTGGGTGAAGTAACTGTGCCGGGCAGGCGGGGAATTGATTCGGCCAATACAGCCCTCAGCCGACGTATTGAAGCGTTTAACCGGCTCGACGTGGGCCGGGCACTCAACCTCCTGCCCGGTGTAACCTTATCGAATGTAGGAGCCCGCAACGAGTCGATGGTTTATGTACGCGGTTTCGATTTACGTCAGGTTCCGGTTTTCATTGATGGCATACCCGTTTATGTTCCCTACGACGGTTATGTCGACCTCGGGCGATTCACAACCTTTGATCTGGCCGAAGTAAATGTAGCGAAAGGCTTTTCTTCGGTCACCTATGGCCCTAATACACTGGGGGGCGCAATTAATCTTGTCTCACGCCGACCGCAGAAACGACTGGAATTCGATGGTCGGGCCGGATTGCTGAGCGGGCAGGGGCATCGGCTAAACCTGAATATCGGCAGCAATCTGGGCAAGTTTTATGTGCAGGGATCGGCTTCGCAGCTCCGGCAGCAAACCTTTCCCTTGTCGGCTCAATTTGTTCCTCAGCCGCAGGAAGATGGCGGCCGTAGGGAAAACGCCTACCGAAACGACCGAAAGTATAGCCTGAAACTTGGCTTTACGCCCAACGCAACCGACGAATATACGATCAGCTACATCAATCAGCAGGGTACTAAAGGCACACCTCCCTATGTTGGCAGCGATCCCAAACAAACGGCCCGTTTCTGGCAATGGCCTTACTGGAACAAAGAGAGCTGGTATTTTATTTCCCGTACGGCCTTAACGTCTACCAGCTATCTGAAAGTCCGGCTGTTTTATGATCGCTTCAGAAACCTGCTGAGTGCTTTTGACGATAACACCTATTCGACTCAGAAAAAAGGGTCGTCATTTAACAGCTATTACAACGACGACACCAAAGGTGGTTCGCTCGAATATGGCAATCGGATTGTCAGGCAGCACAACCTGAAAGCTTCGTTTCACTACAAACAGGACCGCCACCGCGAAAATAACCAGGGGGAGCCAGTACGCACGTTTATCGACCAGACGCTATCGGCAGGTATAGAAGATGTCTATACGTTAACCCCCAAACTATCACTGGTGCCGGGGATCAGCTATAACAGTCGGCGGAGCCTGCGGGCCGAAAATTATGAAAGTGCGACCAAAACCATTACGCCCTTTTCCGGGAATAATAGTGATGCATTAAATGCGCAGACAGGGTTGTTCTACAATCCCGGCAATCGGCAACAACTTAGCATTACGGTAGCCCGAAAAACCCGATTTGCTACAATTAAAGACCGGTATTCGTACCGAATGGGGGCAGCCATTCCCAATCCCGATTTAAAGGCAGAATCGGCCTTGCATTTCGAAACGGCCTATACAGACCAGCTTGCACTTAGCCATCCAGCTCAGTTTTTATCCCTACAGGCCAGTGTTTTCTACAGTCGCTTAACCGACGTAATTCAGCAGGTCAATAACGTGCAACCGGGAATCTATCAGTTTCAGAATACCGGAAAAGCAGAGTTCTACGGAGGAGATGCCAGTCTGAAAGCTCAGGTAAGTGCTGCATTTCAGGCTGGTGCGCAGTACTCGTATATTCACCGCCAGAATCTGAGCAATCGCGACCTGAAATTTGTTGATGTACCCAATCATAAAGTGTTCGTTTATGCACAGGCTCAACTGTTTCGTCGGGTGGCACTGGTAGGAAGTGTCGAATACAATTCGGCCCGCTACAGCACCAGTTACGGCACACAGGCGGGCAGTTTTGTTGTCGCAAATACCAAAGGCTCTGTTCGGCTACAGCAGTATGTTAGTCTGGAAGGTGGCGTCAACAACATCTTCGACCGGAACTACGCGCTAGCCGAAGGGTTTCCCGAACCGGGCCGTAATTTCTTTGTTAATCTAGTAATTGCTAACCTATAA
- a CDS encoding molybdopterin-binding protein — translation MNLFIHTIKSLLLILFLAGFSVHLQAQTAITISGEVTNPLTLQASDLKAMPHTEVTGKDRDGKEHRYSGIPLAALLKQAGATLGGELRGENLMKYAVIKAIDGYEVLFALPELDPEFATRTILLADSVDGAPLPTGVGPYRIVVPGEKKPARWIREVKAIDVRFAK, via the coding sequence ATGAATCTGTTCATTCATACCATCAAATCCCTTTTGCTGATCCTCTTTTTGGCCGGATTCTCTGTACACCTTCAGGCACAAACGGCAATAACAATCTCGGGCGAAGTGACAAACCCTCTAACCTTACAGGCTAGCGATCTGAAGGCTATGCCTCATACGGAAGTAACCGGCAAAGACCGTGATGGCAAAGAACACCGCTACTCGGGCATTCCGCTCGCAGCGTTACTAAAACAGGCCGGCGCTACGCTGGGCGGTGAACTACGGGGCGAAAACCTGATGAAATATGCCGTTATAAAAGCCATAGACGGCTATGAAGTATTATTCGCGCTCCCTGAACTTGATCCCGAATTTGCCACCCGAACCATACTGCTCGCCGACAGCGTCGATGGTGCTCCTTTACCGACGGGAGTGGGCCCCTACAGGATTGTTGTTCCCGGCGAAAAAAAGCCCGCCCGCTGGATACGGGAAGTAAAAGCCATTGACGTACGATTTGCTAAATAA
- a CDS encoding cytochrome c peroxidase codes for MRSWIGILFGGIVLMGSSAWVIFDDPVPVGPYTLQYPAAFGGRFTIPADNPTTRQGVYLGRMLFYEPRLSATKTISCASCHQQERAFTDGRALSIGVSGKPTKRNAMSLANLLWVRQLFWDGRSNSLEEQALVPMRHPDEMGLEPGQAANVLQGLAPYPALFRRVFGSDTITDARIGKAIAQFERTLISANSPYDQYLQGSYTLTPTEERGLQLFMRAPSADQTVRGGNCAHCHGGPKLYQEVFHNNGLTQKATDSGRREITGLALDQGRFRVPTLRNIALTAPYMHDGRLATLGDVLDHYSAHIENSPAVSRELPNQANGFHLTTSEKADLLAFLQLFTDSSFVTNPEFANPHLKQGSVNR; via the coding sequence ATGCGGAGCTGGATTGGTATTCTTTTTGGCGGAATAGTGCTTATGGGTTCATCGGCCTGGGTTATCTTCGACGACCCCGTTCCTGTTGGCCCCTATACCCTGCAGTATCCGGCCGCATTTGGTGGCCGGTTTACCATTCCGGCCGATAACCCAACCACCAGACAAGGTGTCTACCTCGGTCGAATGCTCTTTTATGAGCCTCGTCTTTCAGCCACAAAAACCATTTCCTGCGCTAGTTGCCACCAGCAGGAACGGGCCTTCACCGACGGTCGGGCCCTAAGCATAGGTGTCAGTGGCAAACCGACCAAACGCAACGCCATGTCGCTGGCCAATCTGCTGTGGGTTCGCCAACTTTTTTGGGATGGACGTTCGAACAGTCTGGAAGAACAGGCGCTGGTGCCGATGAGGCACCCCGACGAGATGGGACTGGAACCCGGTCAGGCAGCTAATGTATTACAGGGACTAGCACCCTACCCTGCCCTTTTCAGACGGGTTTTTGGCTCCGATACAATTACCGACGCTCGGATTGGCAAAGCCATCGCCCAGTTTGAGCGAACCTTAATTTCTGCCAACTCACCCTACGACCAATATCTGCAAGGAAGCTATACGCTAACCCCTACCGAAGAACGGGGCTTACAGTTATTTATGCGAGCCCCATCGGCCGATCAAACGGTTCGGGGAGGCAACTGCGCCCATTGCCACGGCGGTCCCAAGCTCTATCAGGAAGTGTTTCATAATAATGGGCTAACCCAAAAAGCAACGGATTCCGGACGTCGGGAGATTACGGGACTTGCCCTCGACCAGGGACGCTTTCGAGTCCCTACACTGCGAAATATTGCCCTTACGGCTCCCTACATGCACGACGGTCGGCTGGCCACGCTAGGCGATGTACTGGATCACTATAGCGCTCATATCGAGAACAGCCCTGCCGTAAGTCGCGAATTACCCAATCAGGCAAACGGATTCCATCTGACTACTTCCGAAAAAGCAGATCTACTCGCTTTTTTACAATTATTCACCGACAGTTCGTTTGTTACGAATCCCGAATTCGCGAACCCGCATCTGAAGCAAGGCAGCGTCAATCGATAG
- a CDS encoding DUF4421 family protein, translating to MLLTYVIRLSNESFFLLPGGKSGPYQLIGQIVMAPPILHPVRFHKTWLVFGYLLIAISVAGNAQGLRFLGIPLDTLLKTKIPRVDKRFITTYYGRLHLYAVSDRQNYGVRIAGPTYSLHYKPNLAWALGLGIDYRWIGTEITVKLPFLGYNTATKGKTKPFGATFNVNNRRLWISSQYQFYRGFYLANPDALEADWLLHHTTYPYRNDLKSQTINTQVQYLFNPLQLSIPASLLQRERQQKSAGTWIVGGFLIYQYIHADSSFILPHLLTDFPAVSNFSRYRTISLGVDGGYTQTFVLGKYLFTNLTLRPGLSILWQQDNVSSSLASRLRLGWQGVASATIGYSTPRYYGGIYASMTLANRTFGNTLVNTDAEYFRLVFGRRFLYRPKGVIKKLPGM from the coding sequence ATGCTGCTGACATACGTCATCCGACTAAGCAATGAATCATTCTTCCTGCTGCCTGGCGGCAAAAGTGGGCCTTACCAATTGATCGGCCAAATTGTTATGGCACCGCCAATACTGCATCCGGTACGCTTCCATAAAACATGGTTGGTATTCGGCTATCTGCTCATTGCCATTTCGGTCGCAGGCAACGCGCAGGGATTGCGGTTTCTGGGTATTCCACTGGATACGTTACTGAAAACCAAAATCCCCCGAGTCGATAAACGGTTCATCACAACCTATTACGGGCGGCTCCATTTGTATGCTGTCAGTGATCGTCAGAATTATGGCGTTCGGATTGCTGGCCCAACTTATTCGCTGCATTATAAACCCAATCTGGCCTGGGCACTTGGGCTTGGCATAGACTACAGATGGATCGGAACGGAAATCACGGTTAAGCTCCCTTTTCTGGGCTACAATACAGCAACGAAAGGGAAAACAAAACCATTCGGCGCTACCTTTAACGTCAATAACCGAAGGTTGTGGATTTCCAGCCAGTATCAGTTCTACCGAGGTTTTTATCTGGCAAATCCTGATGCGCTGGAAGCTGATTGGCTACTTCATCATACGACCTACCCCTACCGGAATGATCTCAAAAGCCAGACTATCAACACACAGGTACAATATCTGTTCAATCCGCTACAACTATCGATTCCGGCCAGCTTACTCCAACGGGAGCGGCAACAAAAGAGCGCAGGCACCTGGATCGTGGGCGGATTTCTAATCTATCAGTATATTCATGCAGATTCCAGTTTTATTCTCCCTCATCTGCTAACCGACTTCCCGGCGGTATCAAATTTTAGTCGCTACCGAACCATAAGCCTGGGAGTTGATGGTGGCTATACTCAAACATTCGTATTGGGTAAGTATCTATTTACCAATCTCACCCTACGCCCCGGCCTGTCGATTCTTTGGCAGCAGGACAATGTTTCATCAAGCTTAGCAAGCCGTTTAAGGCTTGGCTGGCAGGGTGTCGCATCGGCTACCATAGGCTACAGTACACCCCGCTATTACGGCGGAATTTATGCATCCATGACACTGGCAAACCGCACCTTTGGTAATACGCTAGTCAACACCGATGCTGAATATTTCCGGCTGGTATTTGGGCGCCGATTTCTCTACCGGCCTAAGGGCGTCATCAAAAAACTGCCTGGCATGTAA
- a CDS encoding glycoside hydrolase family 2 TIM barrel-domain containing protein — MKVTTTYLFSNTARLAILLALLCLTSCQPKDQSQSTTVSASVPTSLHFNGSSYELLRYGKPYFIKGAGGISYFDRLKSCGGNSIRIWDDIDGQQILDDAQRLDLTVMFGLWVEREMEGFDYNNQDAVDKQFERIRKTVLKYRNHPALLLWSVGNEWSLHADNFKVFDEVNRITRMIHELDPSHPVSTVISPDSERAVWLVRTRCPDVDILAVNSYGLTPKLEEFLDKGGWTKPYLISEYGAPAYWEVPVAAWGAPDEPNSQQKVAFIRQFYRKYISSRPVNFLGAYLFYWGHKQEETHTWFSTFDEQGLETPLVGTMQELWSGQQPDHEAPEIQTLRIDGQIIAHKSFTASSAIHQAQIQATAPEGSPLRYSWEIKPRAKYGGDYVGVPVPAMQGLLLQTNTPTVQFRLPQKPGAYRLFVNVYDTNRHIASANFSFEVTAP; from the coding sequence ATGAAGGTTACCACTACATACCTCTTTTCCAATACTGCTCGTTTAGCCATTCTGTTGGCACTCCTTTGTCTGACCAGTTGCCAGCCAAAAGATCAATCGCAGTCAACAACGGTAAGCGCATCTGTTCCCACCAGCCTTCATTTCAATGGCTCCTCCTATGAGCTCCTCCGCTACGGAAAACCTTATTTCATTAAAGGGGCAGGCGGAATCAGCTATTTCGACCGGTTAAAATCCTGTGGTGGTAATTCGATACGTATCTGGGACGACATTGATGGCCAGCAAATTCTGGACGATGCGCAGCGCCTTGATTTAACCGTCATGTTTGGTCTGTGGGTAGAACGGGAAATGGAAGGCTTCGATTATAACAATCAGGATGCGGTAGACAAACAGTTCGAGCGAATTCGCAAAACGGTGCTTAAATACCGGAATCATCCGGCCCTATTGCTCTGGAGCGTTGGCAATGAATGGTCGCTCCATGCCGATAATTTTAAGGTATTTGACGAAGTCAACCGCATCACCCGGATGATTCACGAGCTCGACCCAAGCCATCCGGTTTCCACCGTTATCTCGCCCGATAGCGAACGGGCCGTTTGGCTGGTCAGAACCCGGTGCCCGGATGTCGACATTTTAGCCGTTAATTCGTACGGACTTACCCCTAAACTGGAAGAATTTCTGGATAAGGGAGGCTGGACAAAGCCGTATCTCATTTCTGAATATGGAGCCCCCGCCTACTGGGAGGTTCCGGTGGCAGCCTGGGGCGCTCCCGACGAGCCCAATAGTCAGCAAAAAGTAGCTTTCATTCGCCAATTTTATAGAAAATACATCAGCAGTCGTCCGGTCAATTTCCTGGGGGCCTACTTATTCTATTGGGGCCACAAGCAGGAAGAAACCCACACCTGGTTCAGTACTTTCGACGAGCAGGGGCTCGAAACACCGTTAGTGGGAACCATGCAGGAACTATGGTCGGGGCAGCAGCCCGACCATGAAGCCCCGGAAATCCAGACCCTCCGAATTGATGGTCAGATTATTGCCCACAAATCCTTTACGGCTAGCTCAGCCATTCATCAGGCTCAGATTCAGGCCACTGCCCCAGAAGGCAGTCCGCTGCGCTACAGTTGGGAAATTAAACCCCGGGCTAAATATGGTGGCGACTATGTGGGCGTTCCGGTTCCGGCCATGCAGGGCTTATTATTACAGACCAATACGCCAACAGTACAATTCCGGCTTCCGCAAAAACCAGGTGCCTATCGCCTGTTTGTCAATGTCTACGACACAAACCGGCATATAGCGAGTGCTAACTTTTCATTCGAAGTAACAGCGCCTTAG